One part of the Mariniblastus fucicola genome encodes these proteins:
- a CDS encoding YCF48-related protein: MPRTDSVSCALFFALAVLALTKTTAIAAIAAQDGLAQEPRPESWKADASLTDVIFVDRQHGWAVGSQGVLLRTEDGGKTWGEGSLTSRTRKTAEIPLTEKFQRIRANQQHGAADTSTSSPFSCRFETVCFTDAKNGWAAGGYDLPYMDHSRAVIARTNDGGKSWQSLPHLMLGRIQKIEFRGMQRLSGWAVGANDPGTDSSLSFTADAGNLWNSQKSKRMPDLIDAETTGNQFVGLDSDGQPVSFDTAKLEHSVITEDGNFVLDDVAMVDAKTGWAVGHNGAVLQTKNGGLSWSKPSQDLDPLQGFDFRCVATQKTRIWFAGNPGNTIFSIDQQTGEWDAHRLPGGTAVNSIYFLDETFGWAVGDLGKIWATQDGGNNWTLQRSGSQRGKSSVGVLAFCNSVDELPLEFLAKQAGEDGKLVGVAMPRSENFDTIRMAAERLGAAVVSPLSIDSESDLIRKLVRTIRIWRPTVIAGHSSQFLERAVRLAADDQAFPEQLATGLNPWQTRFLMVADPNGPLEYENSVFLTRVGSLLEDFVLPSRMICRLPISAKNRTAFFAWKFVGHGADARRVQLDSSPFSQTSVAKRKQNATPLGSLASVGKISGKRGQMTALLQRRIDSVLDVESCKKAISNLTFPLNADPNGQHLAGIWLVQLADQYFAAGRPQLAAWTLENLTRNYPNHCMAPLAHSTLAKYYSSSELNRLAISDWQRLRQNIGQANRLPAGTKTMPQGVAIQQKRLGVNRTEYRWDKVDLASALEEAAAMPLDIDVEDELKDFDPATVDLSLDVAEPEVDPTTQQQNLAPMNRAEIDAFLKERNRLAASQFSRLGARDRGLVKRADLQYLQAHIVKQLSGIEDANPYYRNVLKAKPHPKFSPAASDELRSDNESLSTAVIATAERPHLDGLPDDPVWQEVMKANQTIKLEKPEGALMNDIVMLARDAEYVYLYARCYKADQCTYTSSTGDMRQRDADLTNQDRIEISLDVDRDLASSCLLKIDWRGRVHESCSGANSWNPKMFVANHQDERVWSIECAIRIEDLTESIEAGEIWRFDVQRAHRDANASVASIWGPDQRPNGSLLMFR; the protein is encoded by the coding sequence ATGCCAAGAACGGATTCTGTCAGCTGCGCACTTTTTTTCGCCCTTGCGGTTCTGGCGCTGACCAAAACCACCGCGATTGCCGCGATTGCCGCTCAAGACGGCCTTGCGCAGGAACCGCGACCCGAAAGCTGGAAAGCTGACGCGTCTCTCACCGATGTCATTTTTGTTGATCGCCAACACGGCTGGGCCGTCGGATCCCAAGGTGTGCTACTTCGCACAGAAGACGGTGGCAAGACTTGGGGCGAAGGCAGTTTGACTTCCAGGACTCGCAAGACTGCCGAAATTCCGCTGACCGAAAAGTTCCAGCGAATCCGAGCCAATCAACAGCACGGCGCAGCGGACACTTCGACTTCTTCGCCCTTTTCATGCCGCTTTGAAACCGTCTGTTTCACTGACGCAAAAAATGGGTGGGCCGCTGGCGGCTACGACCTGCCCTACATGGATCATTCCCGTGCCGTGATCGCACGAACCAACGATGGAGGCAAATCCTGGCAAAGCCTGCCGCATTTGATGCTGGGGCGAATCCAGAAAATCGAGTTCCGTGGTATGCAACGACTTTCGGGCTGGGCGGTCGGAGCCAACGATCCTGGAACCGATTCCTCGCTGTCGTTCACCGCGGACGCTGGCAACCTGTGGAACAGCCAAAAGTCAAAACGAATGCCAGATCTGATCGACGCCGAAACGACGGGCAACCAGTTCGTGGGCCTCGACAGCGATGGCCAACCGGTGAGCTTCGACACGGCAAAGCTGGAACATTCCGTGATCACCGAAGACGGAAACTTCGTCCTTGACGACGTCGCGATGGTGGACGCAAAAACTGGCTGGGCCGTGGGCCACAACGGAGCCGTTCTTCAAACCAAAAACGGCGGGTTGAGCTGGTCCAAGCCTTCACAGGATCTGGACCCGCTCCAGGGCTTTGATTTTCGCTGCGTCGCGACTCAAAAGACACGTATTTGGTTTGCCGGCAATCCTGGCAACACGATCTTTTCGATCGACCAACAGACAGGTGAATGGGATGCTCACAGATTGCCTGGCGGAACAGCAGTCAATTCGATCTACTTCCTTGACGAAACGTTTGGTTGGGCGGTTGGCGATCTGGGAAAAATCTGGGCCACGCAGGACGGCGGAAATAACTGGACGCTGCAACGAAGTGGTTCGCAACGAGGCAAGTCTTCGGTTGGCGTGTTGGCGTTTTGCAACAGCGTTGACGAATTGCCGCTGGAGTTTTTGGCAAAGCAGGCGGGCGAAGACGGAAAACTGGTTGGAGTCGCAATGCCTCGCAGCGAGAACTTTGACACGATTCGCATGGCTGCAGAACGTCTTGGAGCTGCCGTCGTTTCGCCGTTGAGCATCGATTCGGAATCAGACCTGATTCGCAAACTTGTGCGAACCATTCGAATTTGGCGTCCTACGGTGATTGCCGGGCACTCAAGTCAGTTTCTCGAGAGAGCCGTTCGGCTCGCCGCGGACGACCAGGCGTTCCCCGAACAATTGGCGACCGGGCTCAACCCGTGGCAAACCCGGTTCCTGATGGTTGCCGATCCAAACGGGCCGCTGGAGTATGAGAACAGTGTGTTTTTGACGCGTGTTGGCTCGCTGCTGGAAGACTTCGTTTTGCCCAGCCGCATGATCTGCCGCTTGCCGATCAGTGCGAAAAACAGGACGGCATTTTTCGCCTGGAAATTCGTTGGCCACGGAGCCGACGCGCGGCGAGTGCAGCTGGATTCCAGCCCGTTTTCACAAACCAGTGTCGCCAAACGAAAGCAGAACGCGACGCCGCTGGGCAGCTTGGCTTCGGTTGGCAAAATCAGCGGCAAGCGGGGACAGATGACGGCACTTCTACAGCGACGCATCGACTCGGTTCTGGATGTGGAATCCTGCAAGAAAGCCATCTCAAATCTGACGTTTCCACTCAACGCCGACCCCAACGGTCAACACCTCGCAGGCATCTGGCTGGTACAACTTGCCGATCAGTACTTTGCCGCCGGTCGACCTCAGCTGGCCGCGTGGACGCTCGAAAATCTGACAAGAAACTATCCGAATCATTGCATGGCGCCGCTGGCTCACTCGACGTTGGCGAAGTACTACTCAAGTAGCGAATTGAATCGTTTGGCAATTTCCGATTGGCAACGGCTCCGTCAGAACATCGGCCAGGCTAACCGGCTTCCTGCGGGAACAAAGACCATGCCGCAAGGCGTTGCGATCCAACAGAAACGGCTGGGCGTAAACCGCACGGAGTATCGTTGGGACAAAGTTGACCTCGCGTCGGCACTCGAAGAGGCGGCTGCGATGCCGTTGGATATCGACGTGGAGGACGAGCTCAAAGACTTCGACCCCGCGACCGTTGACCTTTCGCTCGATGTTGCCGAACCGGAAGTTGATCCGACGACCCAACAGCAGAATCTGGCTCCGATGAACCGCGCCGAAATCGATGCTTTTCTCAAAGAGCGAAATCGTCTCGCAGCCAGTCAGTTTTCGCGGCTTGGAGCTCGTGACCGCGGCCTGGTGAAGCGAGCTGATCTTCAATATTTGCAGGCGCACATCGTCAAACAGCTTTCCGGAATCGAAGACGCGAATCCGTACTATCGCAACGTGCTCAAAGCCAAACCGCACCCGAAGTTTTCGCCTGCGGCCAGCGATGAACTGCGTTCGGACAACGAATCGCTTTCAACAGCAGTGATCGCGACGGCCGAGCGACCGCATCTCGACGGGCTTCCCGACGATCCGGTTTGGCAGGAAGTCATGAAAGCAAATCAAACGATCAAGCTGGAGAAACCCGAAGGAGCTTTGATGAACGACATCGTCATGCTGGCGCGTGACGCCGAGTACGTTTACCTGTACGCAAGGTGTTACAAAGCAGACCAGTGCACTTACACCTCAAGCACTGGCGATATGCGGCAGCGCGACGCGGACCTGACGAATCAGGATCGAATCGAAATCAGCCTGGACGTCGACCGGGATCTTGCAAGCTCGTGTTTGCTCAAAATTGACTGGCGTGGCCGAGTTCACGAATCCTGCAGCGGCGCGAATTCCTGGAACCCAAAAATGTTTGTGGCCAACCATCAGGACGAACGCGTTTGGTCGATCGAATGTGCAATTCGGATCGAAGACCTCACGGAAAGCATTGAAGCGGGCGAAATCTGGCGCTTCGATGTCCAGCGTGCTCACCGGGACGCGAACGCAAGCGTCGCAAGCATTTGGGGCCCCGATCAACGTCCCAACGGCTCCCTTTTGATGTTCCGTTAG